A part of Nitrospira sp. genomic DNA contains:
- a CDS encoding LPS-assembly protein LptD — MAGPLAWVRWQRILIVAILTLIPFPGSAADTHVGAGASPAGSAPLDITAERIDYRQDQDVYEANGSVVIQQGAITLTADHATIQVLSGILTAVGHVHLTDPQADVTAERMEINVNTEAGVATHAQLYAPTTNSSISGRLLRRFSEYHYRVKDGSFTNCDAQDGEVPAWRFRFKDLDLTMGDTLGSKGGWFCVLDVPTIPLPTFSFPMTKRQTGFLIPSPSYDNRFGFHLKQSFFWAINPSQDLTVTPSYYSDLGYGSDFEYRYVLDRRSRGKWYVSYLQQTQLPNVSGITDNGEDVKQARAALIGTHTQYLTDTLLLRANANLVTDPNYFQQLSNSGILRASPSSESNLLLTQRLPYGNLYLLGLYLQPLQAGGKDTFQRLPEAGYSLPHTSLFNSPILLGMEGNYVNFYRDQGFTLNRINVVPSISTDVLQLGHVIGIRPQAKFREVYYTRGAATDDGQHRETFWLGVDATSKVTRRFALADGNSLLHTLEPTVTYEYVPSTDQSKLTQIDQVDDLPKKNLLTYMLRSRVLESGKTNAFNWLDLTLAQSYHVGDVQTLAREFTPGVAPFLGSFTQPLQPATVPIQGKKFSDIWMRAVIGNNLPTLLSTAWLDTPVIGRAAQAWALRPPINRYLTVDAFLDPYQPGVSQFNADLRFQEGTNWYFEVGQRYTRDGNRVRRGDVWNPISFNEVFAPTKDIQFVTMGGAFRTPWGWTVGAKAYYDVKNGRSPELDAVALYQNPCRCWSVGLYYLKFPDREQYSFMLSLTGIGWTESAGTAVMRTLLSPLLWGERGLPWATLGGPYGISPQTSETGTPVSGVHTGR; from the coding sequence ATGGCGGGTCCTCTCGCGTGGGTCCGCTGGCAGCGCATTCTCATCGTCGCCATCCTCACGCTCATTCCCTTTCCTGGATCAGCGGCAGACACCCACGTGGGTGCTGGAGCGTCGCCCGCTGGATCCGCGCCTCTCGATATCACGGCAGAGCGGATCGACTATCGACAAGATCAAGACGTCTACGAGGCAAACGGATCGGTGGTGATTCAACAGGGGGCGATTACGCTCACAGCGGACCACGCTACCATTCAAGTCTTGTCGGGTATTCTCACTGCCGTCGGCCATGTTCACTTAACGGACCCGCAGGCCGATGTGACGGCTGAGCGGATGGAGATCAATGTCAATACAGAGGCTGGCGTGGCAACACATGCCCAGCTCTATGCTCCGACAACCAACTCATCGATATCCGGCCGCCTCCTGCGGAGATTTTCTGAATATCACTATCGAGTGAAAGATGGCAGTTTCACGAACTGTGATGCGCAAGACGGAGAAGTACCGGCGTGGCGCTTTCGGTTTAAGGATCTGGATCTGACTATGGGAGACACATTGGGATCCAAAGGCGGGTGGTTCTGTGTCTTGGACGTGCCCACGATTCCACTACCCACCTTCTCCTTTCCTATGACCAAGCGACAAACCGGTTTTCTGATTCCTAGCCCGAGTTATGACAATCGATTTGGATTCCACCTGAAGCAGAGCTTTTTTTGGGCGATTAATCCAAGTCAAGACTTGACGGTCACACCCTCCTATTACAGTGACCTCGGATATGGGTCTGATTTTGAGTATCGGTATGTCTTGGACCGGCGATCGCGGGGCAAGTGGTACGTGAGCTATCTGCAACAGACACAGCTCCCCAACGTCTCCGGCATCACTGACAACGGGGAAGATGTCAAGCAGGCACGCGCCGCACTCATCGGAACCCATACGCAATATCTCACCGATACGTTGCTGCTCCGCGCCAACGCCAATTTGGTCACCGACCCGAACTATTTCCAACAACTGAGCAATTCAGGGATACTCCGTGCTTCGCCGAGCAGCGAATCAAACCTCTTGCTGACCCAGCGCTTGCCCTACGGCAATCTGTACCTTCTTGGCCTCTATTTGCAACCGTTACAAGCCGGAGGAAAGGATACATTTCAACGGCTTCCAGAGGCCGGTTATAGCCTGCCCCACACCTCACTATTCAATTCTCCTATCTTGTTGGGCATGGAAGGGAACTATGTCAACTTCTATCGCGATCAAGGATTTACGCTGAATCGGATCAATGTCGTTCCTAGTATTTCGACAGATGTACTGCAGCTCGGGCATGTGATCGGGATTCGACCTCAAGCGAAGTTCCGGGAGGTGTATTATACCAGAGGAGCCGCAACCGATGATGGACAACATCGAGAGACGTTTTGGTTGGGGGTGGATGCTACGTCAAAAGTGACGCGCCGATTCGCCCTTGCTGACGGGAATAGTCTGTTACATACCCTCGAGCCCACGGTCACCTACGAATATGTGCCATCAACTGATCAATCGAAGTTGACGCAAATCGACCAAGTTGATGATCTTCCGAAGAAGAATTTGCTGACGTATATGCTGCGTAGTCGGGTGTTGGAATCAGGGAAGACCAATGCCTTCAACTGGCTCGATCTCACGTTGGCGCAGAGTTATCATGTCGGCGATGTACAAACGCTGGCGCGTGAGTTTACGCCAGGAGTTGCCCCTTTCCTCGGATCATTCACCCAACCGCTCCAGCCGGCCACGGTGCCCATCCAAGGCAAGAAGTTTTCTGATATCTGGATGCGGGCTGTGATCGGTAATAACCTACCGACGCTGCTGTCGACGGCGTGGTTGGATACCCCAGTAATTGGGCGTGCGGCACAGGCGTGGGCTCTTCGGCCACCGATCAACCGGTACCTGACGGTCGACGCGTTCCTCGATCCCTATCAACCAGGGGTGAGTCAATTCAACGCGGATCTTCGATTTCAAGAGGGAACCAACTGGTATTTCGAAGTGGGACAACGGTACACGAGAGATGGGAATCGGGTTAGGCGAGGCGACGTCTGGAACCCGATCTCATTTAATGAGGTGTTTGCTCCGACAAAGGACATTCAGTTTGTGACGATGGGCGGGGCCTTCCGCACTCCGTGGGGGTGGACAGTCGGAGCCAAGGCCTACTACGATGTCAAAAATGGACGAAGTCCAGAATTGGACGCGGTCGCGTTGTATCAGAATCCATGCAGATGTTGGTCGGTGGGGCTGTATTACTTGAAGTTTCCGGACCGTGAGCAATACAGCTTTATGTTGAGC
- a CDS encoding urease accessory protein: MPDTDLLTLLGIGFVLGLRHALDTDHLAAVSTVLAERPSFLASGAIGLWWGTGHTLTLLLVGSIVLAWGFHIPAEFEVLAESGVGLLLIVLGGSLALKLYRERWHVHRHDHDGQPHVHLHSHQQQRDHCHRHWMTDAIRPLCIGMAHGLAGSAALMLMILAATTTMVSGLVAILVFGVGSIIGMMAIGLTLSVPVIYSRSMSQRLFVGVQGFASLASIVVGVWMLVELTPSVLGH; the protein is encoded by the coding sequence ATGCCTGATACCGATTTATTGACGTTGCTCGGGATTGGTTTTGTGCTGGGACTGCGGCACGCTCTGGATACAGACCATCTTGCAGCGGTCTCGACTGTTCTTGCTGAGCGGCCCTCATTTTTGGCGTCCGGCGCTATCGGATTGTGGTGGGGGACCGGCCACACGCTGACGCTGTTGCTGGTTGGATCGATCGTGCTTGCCTGGGGATTCCATATTCCTGCTGAATTTGAGGTCTTGGCCGAGTCCGGAGTCGGACTGCTCCTGATTGTACTTGGAGGGAGTCTTGCGCTGAAACTGTACCGTGAGCGTTGGCATGTCCATCGCCACGACCACGACGGTCAGCCGCATGTCCACCTGCACAGCCACCAGCAACAACGCGATCATTGCCATCGGCATTGGATGACGGACGCAATTCGTCCGTTGTGTATTGGCATGGCGCATGGGCTTGCCGGATCAGCTGCGTTGATGTTGATGATTTTGGCGGCAACGACCACCATGGTCAGCGGGCTTGTGGCGATCCTTGTCTTTGGCGTTGGATCGATCATTGGGATGATGGCGATCGGTTTGACCTTAAGTGTGCCGGTCATCTATTCGCGTTCGATGAGTCAGCGACTCTTTGTGGGGGTTCAGGGATTTGCCAGCCTTGCCAGTATCGTGGTTGGGGTATGGATGTTGGTGGAGTTGACCCCCTCAGTTCTCGGGCATTGA
- a CDS encoding bifunctional folylpolyglutamate synthase/dihydrofolate synthase, translated as MSYSSMIEYLYALQKHGIKLGLETMQILLDRVGNPHRSLRVLHIGGTNGKGSTAAMVAAVLQHAGRRVGLYTSPHLIEFRERIRVNGCMIPEPHAEALIARSRAVLEDNLEPTFFEMTTALAFLYFAESEVDVAVLEVGLGGRFDATNVVEQPLASVITTIGLDHQEYLGHTEEAIAFEKGGIIKPFVPVVIGRMGEEAEQVLRRIAQDRAAPLWQLGRDFAIDQNRFERLTYRGVTRVWEDLTCGLAGRHQWDNAACALALLESAERAGMAVDAAAVRNGLRTVSWEGRLEAISEYPTVVLDGAHNPAAAHVLAEYLKDFAGSHPTSRIILVWGMMRDKDRRGFIDPLLPCVSEVVLTQATLARSATVQELRATLGEWQGPVFEAVLPMDALAVARNRAMPHDLICIAGSLMLLGDIKAAVRGCGLSPIRG; from the coding sequence ATGAGCTACTCCTCCATGATTGAGTACCTGTACGCGCTTCAGAAGCACGGCATTAAGCTGGGCCTGGAGACCATGCAGATTCTGTTGGACCGGGTCGGTAATCCTCATCGCTCACTTCGCGTCCTTCATATTGGAGGAACCAACGGCAAGGGTTCAACGGCGGCGATGGTTGCGGCCGTCCTTCAGCATGCAGGCCGACGGGTTGGGCTCTATACCTCTCCTCACCTCATCGAATTTCGGGAGAGGATTCGTGTCAACGGATGCATGATCCCGGAGCCTCACGCTGAGGCATTGATCGCGCGTTCGCGGGCCGTGCTCGAAGACAATCTGGAACCGACGTTTTTTGAGATGACGACGGCGCTGGCATTCCTCTATTTCGCAGAGTCGGAAGTCGATGTCGCTGTATTGGAAGTTGGGTTAGGAGGGCGCTTCGATGCAACCAACGTGGTAGAGCAACCACTGGCCAGTGTGATCACAACGATCGGCTTGGATCATCAAGAATATTTGGGGCACACAGAGGAGGCGATCGCATTTGAAAAGGGTGGAATCATTAAGCCATTTGTCCCGGTTGTGATCGGACGGATGGGAGAGGAGGCTGAACAGGTTCTACGCCGGATCGCGCAGGATCGTGCAGCTCCCCTGTGGCAGCTTGGCCGCGACTTTGCTATTGATCAAAATCGTTTCGAGCGATTGACGTATCGGGGTGTGACTCGTGTGTGGGAGGATCTCACTTGTGGTTTGGCAGGGCGTCACCAGTGGGACAATGCCGCGTGTGCATTGGCACTACTTGAATCGGCGGAGCGAGCTGGGATGGCTGTGGATGCGGCAGCCGTTCGCAATGGCTTGCGTACGGTCTCATGGGAAGGTCGGTTAGAGGCGATCAGCGAGTATCCCACGGTCGTGCTCGACGGCGCCCATAACCCTGCTGCTGCGCATGTGCTCGCGGAGTATCTCAAGGACTTTGCCGGCAGTCACCCCACATCTCGGATTATCCTCGTCTGGGGCATGATGCGAGATAAAGATCGGCGGGGATTTATTGATCCGCTGTTACCGTGTGTGTCAGAAGTCGTGCTGACGCAGGCAACCCTCGCACGGTCTGCTACAGTCCAAGAACTTCGTGCAACTCTGGGTGAATGGCAAGGGCCGGTGTTCGAAGCCGTCCTTCCCATGGACGCATTGGCAGTCGCTAGGAACCGAGCCATGCCCCATGATCTCATCTGTATTGCCGGATCGTTGATGCTCCTGGGGGATATCAAAGCGGCAGTGCGTGGCTGCGGGTTGTCACCGATTCGTGGCTAG
- a CDS encoding acetyl-CoA carboxylase carboxyltransferase subunit beta, giving the protein MTWFKKEKPAESAPPPRSKGSEGMWLKCNHCREIVYRKEVDRNNKVCPKCEYHFPISVTERIGLLLDLGTFKEWDAGLEAQDPLRFHDTKPYQDRVKAHQEKTGRKDALVIGEGLLNGRRVVFCVFDFSFMGGSMGSVVGEKLCRAIDRALELKLPVILVTTSGGARMQEGILSLMQMAKTSTAVAKLGEAKLPFISILADPTFGGVTASVAMLGDVIIAEPKALIGFAGPRVIEQTIKQQLPDQFQRAEFLLEHGMIDMIVERKRLKETVGTLVNHF; this is encoded by the coding sequence ATGACGTGGTTCAAGAAAGAAAAACCTGCAGAATCCGCCCCGCCGCCACGGTCAAAAGGCAGCGAGGGGATGTGGCTTAAGTGTAATCATTGCCGGGAGATCGTCTACCGCAAGGAGGTTGACCGGAACAACAAGGTGTGCCCAAAATGCGAGTATCATTTCCCGATCTCGGTCACTGAGCGGATTGGTTTGCTCCTTGATCTCGGTACCTTCAAAGAATGGGATGCGGGTTTAGAAGCGCAGGATCCGTTGAGGTTCCACGATACCAAGCCGTATCAAGATCGGGTCAAGGCTCACCAAGAAAAGACGGGCCGGAAGGATGCGCTTGTTATCGGTGAAGGCCTGCTCAACGGGCGTCGGGTGGTGTTCTGTGTCTTCGATTTCAGTTTTATGGGCGGGAGTATGGGGTCTGTGGTCGGGGAAAAGCTCTGCCGCGCGATTGATCGGGCGTTGGAGCTCAAGCTGCCGGTCATCCTCGTCACCACTTCTGGGGGTGCGCGGATGCAGGAAGGCATCCTTTCGTTGATGCAGATGGCCAAGACCTCGACTGCGGTCGCGAAGCTGGGTGAGGCCAAATTGCCGTTTATCTCGATTCTTGCCGATCCGACGTTCGGCGGCGTCACCGCCAGTGTGGCGATGTTGGGAGATGTCATCATTGCTGAGCCGAAAGCGTTGATTGGGTTTGCGGGACCTCGTGTCATCGAACAAACGATCAAGCAGCAGTTGCCGGATCAGTTCCAACGAGCCGAGTTTCTTCTCGAACACGGCATGATCGATATGATTGTCGAGCGCAAGCGTCTCAAGGAGACGGTTGGCACCCTCGTGAATCATTTTTAG